A section of the Enterobacter sp. C2 genome encodes:
- a CDS encoding T6SS amidase immunity protein Tai4 family protein, protein MSNRLLGFVLFVISAAANAGDDPVWFVKKMPYKQVLKDMVLTRCLAQVADDKSHFSLDAARSGNALLEWLPFDIENGNDKVNALIDKYKGFTNGFHSERKPAVQGVTLNCLRLYHSDELDKLTSQVIIGEPNRAWIEDNPQ, encoded by the coding sequence ATGAGTAATAGGCTTTTAGGGTTTGTATTGTTTGTCATTTCAGCAGCAGCAAATGCAGGTGATGATCCAGTATGGTTTGTAAAAAAGATGCCATACAAGCAAGTCCTTAAAGATATGGTGCTAACCCGCTGTCTTGCGCAAGTTGCTGATGATAAAAGCCACTTTTCTTTGGACGCCGCACGCAGCGGTAATGCATTGCTGGAGTGGTTGCCTTTCGATATTGAAAACGGCAATGATAAGGTCAATGCTCTCATTGATAAATATAAAGGCTTTACCAATGGGTTTCATTCTGAAAGAAAACCAGCAGTACAAGGCGTAACCTTAAACTGTTTACGGCTGTACCATAGCGATGAGCTTGATAAATTAACTTCCCAGGTGATAATCGGCGAGCCGAATCGCGCATGGATTGAGGATAATCCGCAATAG
- the tagF gene encoding type VI secretion system-associated protein TagF — protein sequence MTNTPATSWYGKLPSAGDFLQRRFPDSLQRQWSHWFQVGLHAWQQEELRSGERDFSAAPVWNFVVPPMLGSQMVQMGCLLPGRDSVGRRYPVCAQLSFNPTEWSPRMLAQAESWYQQLGRVLLHAVRNTFSAEQLDQALMAIPSPQLAEPQVRSDILDVIGYEGEERCTLSWPQAAECFDPQRQTSFWWTNRSDGYPLYTHVHSGNFTGQLFTLLFDPAGGARPGRHGLYPPMFE from the coding sequence ATGACGAATACCCCCGCGACAAGCTGGTACGGAAAATTACCCAGTGCCGGCGATTTTTTACAGCGTCGCTTTCCCGACTCGCTGCAGCGCCAGTGGTCGCATTGGTTTCAGGTAGGTCTGCATGCCTGGCAGCAGGAGGAGCTCCGCAGCGGCGAGCGCGACTTCAGCGCCGCGCCGGTGTGGAATTTTGTGGTGCCGCCCATGCTTGGCAGTCAAATGGTGCAGATGGGCTGTCTGCTGCCAGGGCGCGACAGCGTTGGCCGCCGCTATCCGGTGTGCGCCCAGCTCTCTTTTAACCCGACCGAGTGGTCGCCGCGCATGCTGGCTCAGGCGGAAAGCTGGTATCAGCAACTGGGGCGCGTTCTGCTGCACGCCGTGCGCAACACCTTCTCTGCGGAACAGCTGGATCAGGCGCTGATGGCCATTCCCTCGCCACAGCTCGCAGAGCCGCAGGTGCGCTCTGACATTCTTGATGTCATTGGCTATGAAGGCGAAGAGCGCTGCACGCTGAGCTGGCCGCAGGCGGCAGAGTGTTTTGACCCGCAGCGGCAGACCAGTTTTTGGTGGACCAACCGCAGCGATGGTTACCCGCTCTACACCCATGTTCACAGCGGTAACTTTACCGGACAGCTCTTTACGCTGCTGTTCGATCCCGCAGGCGGGGCCAGACCCGGACGTCACGGGCTTTATCCGCCCATGTTTGAATAA
- the tssM gene encoding type VI secretion system membrane subunit TssM produces the protein MLTTLLSILTNRLLWGFLGVTALAAVIWMIGPLLSIVDTRPLESEQNRIISIVVLYFIWAQSHIVPRLYNAWLNRKLMDKLKEDTTDPQSVDPQQRLNSEDQILASRFDEAAQMLKKAHFSKAGNRNAQWTQRFGTQYLYQLPWYVIIGAPGSGKTTALANSGLQFPLADRFGKTALRGIGGTRNCDWWFTNEAVLLDTAGRYTTQESEQAQDAGEWLSFVQLLRKYRRRQPINGVIITISISDLLTQSAEASRQQAVNLRQRLSELHEQLGIRFPVYVMVTKVDLLKGFRAWFSDFDKAQRDQIWGFTLPWEKAKQADFDLMGNFEQEFSLLQQRLDAGLPETMLQEHDAKTRAEAWLFPQEFAALRPLLADYLSTVFARSNFETEFSPRGIYFASGTQEGMPFDRVMGELNRALSLPEGNEADNWDAVSKEAPIPGAKGQSFFIKNLLQNVIFQEAGIAGENRWWELRNRAVIWSGYAALLALLVILGGLWLTSYGKNSAYLKEVQAKVPEVEQQSKALQNLQQRDLFALLPLLNGLVELPKSSEFDINEPPITRRMGLYRGYDVSNASQALYQKALEQMLLPAVAMHITTWLRNDNGSDVEYSYEALKAYQMLYQPKHYDGKFLHSWVMLNLERNLPQNVTQAQLRELEWHLTQLLEPQIQASPYAQDEALVARERALINQQPLSTRVYGRLKRLLEHDENLKPVSLSMLGGPQSELVFSRKSGKPVSEGVPGLYTPDGYWKSFNGQIDSVTTALHEDDAWVLGSTSAQEDKQQTDNAVRQLYMRDFIANWDSFLADIQLNNSADLSQRINTARLLSSSNSPLRRLVMNLSKVLTLSRETPSPTDAAQAKEQNNRATRTLEALFSNNDGAPKQGAVMTQAPEQLVTDHYAPMIELAQPLEKGGKTIVFDDFLKQVDELYRYLTAVQDAANSGMPAPGGEAISRLQASAGRLPGGLQTMFSNMAVGASSDTQRRDLDNVRKRINVEVGSFCRQAIAGRYPLVRSASSEVTPDDLARMFAPGTGLMDAFFRDNLTNKVDTTQSSWRFMPGIDGKTLPGSEGLLRPFQQAQSIRDAFFASGAATPSYKVTVRTVRMDNTILNLTLDVDGQMLRYSHGPQAVQIMTWPGPGGTNQVRMQLGLANGSTSTLVTNGAWALNRFFDKARISPGGGSLSRQATFTVDGHQVTLEFAPNSIRNPFQLPRFSCP, from the coding sequence ATGCTGACAACACTTCTCTCCATTCTCACCAATCGTCTGCTGTGGGGCTTCCTTGGCGTGACAGCCCTGGCGGCGGTGATCTGGATGATTGGCCCGCTGCTATCGATTGTCGATACCCGGCCGCTCGAATCAGAGCAGAACCGTATCATCAGCATCGTGGTGCTCTATTTTATCTGGGCCCAGAGCCACATTGTGCCTCGCCTCTATAACGCCTGGCTCAACCGCAAGCTGATGGATAAGCTCAAAGAGGATACGACCGATCCGCAGTCGGTGGATCCGCAGCAGCGTCTGAATAGCGAAGACCAGATCCTGGCCAGCCGTTTTGATGAAGCGGCGCAGATGCTGAAGAAAGCCCATTTCAGCAAGGCGGGCAACCGCAACGCGCAGTGGACGCAACGCTTTGGCACCCAGTATCTCTATCAGCTGCCGTGGTATGTGATCATCGGCGCGCCGGGCTCGGGTAAAACTACCGCGCTGGCCAACTCTGGCCTCCAGTTCCCGCTGGCGGATCGCTTTGGGAAAACGGCCCTGCGCGGTATTGGCGGCACCCGTAACTGTGACTGGTGGTTTACCAATGAGGCGGTGCTGCTGGATACCGCAGGCCGCTACACCACTCAGGAGAGCGAGCAGGCGCAGGATGCCGGGGAGTGGCTCAGCTTTGTTCAGCTGCTGCGTAAATACCGCCGCCGCCAGCCCATCAACGGCGTCATCATCACCATTAGCATCTCCGATCTGCTGACGCAGTCCGCCGAGGCCTCCCGCCAGCAGGCGGTAAACCTGCGCCAGCGTCTGTCGGAGCTGCACGAGCAGCTGGGCATTCGCTTCCCGGTCTATGTCATGGTCACCAAGGTCGATCTGCTTAAAGGCTTCCGCGCCTGGTTTTCCGATTTCGATAAGGCCCAGCGCGACCAGATCTGGGGCTTTACCCTGCCGTGGGAAAAAGCTAAGCAGGCCGATTTTGACCTGATGGGGAACTTCGAGCAGGAGTTCTCCCTGCTGCAGCAGCGTCTGGATGCGGGCCTGCCAGAGACCATGCTCCAGGAGCACGATGCAAAAACCCGCGCCGAAGCCTGGCTCTTCCCGCAGGAGTTCGCTGCGCTACGTCCGCTGCTCGCGGACTACCTGAGCACGGTGTTTGCCCGCTCCAACTTTGAAACCGAGTTTTCGCCGCGCGGGATCTACTTTGCCAGCGGCACCCAGGAGGGAATGCCATTTGACCGGGTAATGGGCGAGCTGAACCGGGCGCTTTCGCTGCCAGAGGGTAACGAGGCGGATAACTGGGATGCGGTAAGCAAAGAGGCACCGATTCCGGGGGCCAAAGGGCAGAGCTTTTTCATTAAGAATCTGCTGCAAAACGTCATTTTCCAGGAAGCGGGCATCGCCGGGGAGAATCGCTGGTGGGAGCTGCGCAACCGGGCGGTGATCTGGTCCGGTTATGCCGCGCTGCTCGCCCTGCTGGTGATTTTAGGTGGCCTGTGGCTGACCAGCTACGGTAAAAACAGCGCCTACCTGAAAGAGGTGCAGGCGAAAGTGCCGGAGGTGGAACAGCAGAGCAAGGCGCTGCAAAACCTTCAGCAGCGCGACCTGTTTGCGCTGCTGCCGCTGCTTAATGGCCTGGTTGAACTGCCGAAAAGCAGCGAGTTTGATATCAACGAACCGCCGATCACCCGGCGGATGGGGCTGTATCGCGGGTATGACGTCAGCAACGCATCGCAGGCGCTGTATCAAAAAGCGCTGGAGCAGATGCTGCTGCCCGCCGTCGCGATGCACATCACCACCTGGTTACGCAATGACAACGGCAGCGACGTTGAGTACAGCTACGAAGCGCTGAAGGCCTACCAGATGCTCTACCAGCCGAAGCACTACGATGGCAAATTCCTGCACTCGTGGGTCATGCTCAACCTGGAGCGCAACCTGCCGCAAAACGTAACCCAGGCGCAGCTGCGCGAGCTGGAGTGGCATCTGACTCAGCTGCTGGAGCCGCAGATCCAGGCGTCGCCTTATGCGCAAGACGAGGCGCTGGTGGCACGCGAGCGGGCACTCATCAACCAGCAGCCGCTCTCGACGCGCGTGTATGGTCGCCTTAAGCGCCTGCTGGAGCATGATGAAAACCTCAAGCCGGTATCACTGTCGATGCTCGGCGGACCGCAGAGCGAGCTGGTGTTTTCCCGTAAAAGCGGTAAACCGGTGAGCGAGGGTGTTCCGGGCCTGTATACGCCAGACGGCTACTGGAAAAGCTTCAACGGGCAAATCGACAGTGTCACTACCGCCCTGCATGAAGATGACGCCTGGGTGCTAGGGAGCACCTCGGCCCAGGAGGATAAGCAGCAGACCGACAACGCCGTGCGTCAGCTCTATATGCGCGACTTTATCGCCAACTGGGACAGCTTCCTGGCCGACATTCAGCTCAATAACAGCGCCGATCTCTCTCAGCGCATTAACACCGCCCGGCTGCTCTCCAGCAGCAACTCGCCGCTGCGGCGTCTGGTGATGAATCTGAGCAAGGTTCTGACCCTATCTCGTGAAACGCCGAGCCCAACGGATGCTGCGCAGGCCAAAGAGCAGAACAACCGCGCCACGCGTACCCTGGAGGCACTGTTTAGCAATAACGACGGCGCGCCGAAGCAGGGAGCCGTGATGACCCAGGCACCGGAGCAGCTAGTGACTGACCACTACGCGCCGATGATAGAGCTGGCACAGCCCCTGGAGAAGGGCGGTAAAACCATCGTCTTTGATGATTTCCTCAAGCAGGTGGATGAGCTGTATCGCTATCTGACCGCCGTGCAGGATGCGGCGAACAGCGGCATGCCAGCGCCGGGCGGAGAAGCTATCAGCCGCCTGCAGGCCAGCGCGGGTCGCCTGCCGGGCGGCTTGCAGACCATGTTCAGCAATATGGCGGTCGGTGCAAGCAGCGATACCCAGCGCCGCGATCTCGATAACGTGCGTAAGCGGATTAATGTCGAAGTGGGCAGCTTCTGCCGTCAGGCTATTGCGGGCCGCTACCCGCTGGTGCGCAGCGCCAGCAGTGAGGTGACGCCGGACGATCTGGCGCGGATGTTTGCCCCAGGAACCGGCCTGATGGATGCCTTCTTTCGCGACAACCTGACCAATAAAGTCGACACCACACAGTCGAGCTGGCGCTTTATGCCGGGCATTGATGGTAAAACGCTACCGGGCAGCGAAGGGCTGCTGCGTCCCTTCCAGCAGGCGCAGTCGATTCGCGATGCCTTCTTTGCCAGCGGTGCTGCGACGCCATCCTATAAGGTTACGGTGCGCACCGTCCGTATGGATAACACTATCCTCAATCTGACCCTGGACGTAGACGGTCAGATGCTGCGTTACAGCCACGGGCCGCAGGCGGTGCAGATCATGACCTGGCCGGGGCCGGGCGGTACCAACCAGGTGCGTATGCAGCTGGGGCTGGCGAACGGCAGTACCTCGACGCTGGTCACCAACGGCGCCTGGGCACTTAACCGTTTCTTTGATAAAGCACGTATCAGCCCAGGCGGCGGCAGTCTGAGCCGGCAGGCGACGTTTACCGTAGATGGCCATCAGGTCACGCTGGAGTTTGCGCCAAACAGTATTCGCAACCCGTTCCAGCTTCCTCGTTTCTCATGCCCTTAA
- a CDS encoding type VI secretion system tube protein Hcp, whose translation MAIDMFLKVEGVTGESKDSNHTGWTDINSFSWGASQPGNMSVGGGGGAGKVNFNDLHVNALIDKSTTAILKHCASGKHLTKVELSVCKAGGQQVEYGRITLEDVLVTSVQYTGADNGDTVGVTYAFQAAKVKQQYWEQTAAGGKGAESSAGWNIKENKEA comes from the coding sequence ATGGCTATTGATATGTTCCTGAAGGTCGAAGGTGTTACAGGTGAGTCGAAAGATTCGAATCACACAGGTTGGACTGACATTAACTCCTTCTCCTGGGGTGCGTCCCAACCGGGTAATATGAGCGTTGGCGGCGGCGGCGGTGCCGGTAAAGTTAACTTCAACGACCTGCACGTTAACGCGCTGATCGACAAATCAACTACCGCTATCCTGAAGCACTGCGCTAGCGGCAAACACCTGACCAAAGTTGAACTGTCTGTTTGTAAAGCAGGCGGTCAGCAGGTGGAATACGGCCGTATCACGCTGGAAGACGTGCTGGTAACGTCTGTTCAGTACACCGGTGCAGACAATGGTGACACCGTTGGTGTGACCTATGCATTCCAGGCTGCAAAAGTGAAACAGCAGTACTGGGAGCAGACTGCTGCTGGCGGTAAAGGTGCTGAAAGCAGCGCTGGCTGGAACATCAAAGAAAACAAAGAAGCGTAA
- the tssB gene encoding type VI secretion system contractile sheath small subunit, with product MAMSNSGQKFIARNRAPRVQIEYDVEIYGAERKIQLPFVMGVMADLAGKPVENLPAVDERKFMEIDLDNFDERMKALKPRVAFHVDNTLTGDGKLNVDLTFESMEDFLPDAIARKVEPLNKLLEARTQLSNLLTYMDGKNGAEELIAKILQDPTLLKSLSQMPKNDDSVKGNEE from the coding sequence ATGGCAATGAGTAACAGTGGGCAGAAATTTATCGCACGTAACCGTGCGCCACGCGTACAGATTGAGTATGACGTAGAGATTTACGGTGCGGAGCGCAAAATCCAGCTTCCCTTCGTAATGGGCGTGATGGCGGACCTGGCGGGTAAACCGGTTGAGAACCTGCCTGCGGTTGACGAGCGTAAGTTCATGGAGATCGACCTCGACAACTTCGATGAGCGTATGAAAGCCCTGAAGCCACGCGTGGCGTTCCACGTGGACAACACGCTGACTGGCGACGGCAAGCTGAACGTCGATCTGACCTTTGAAAGCATGGAAGATTTCCTGCCGGATGCGATTGCACGCAAGGTTGAGCCGCTCAACAAGCTGCTGGAGGCGCGCACGCAGCTCTCCAACCTGCTGACTTACATGGACGGTAAAAATGGTGCAGAAGAGCTGATCGCCAAGATCCTTCAGGATCCGACCCTGCTCAAATCCCTGAGCCAGATGCCAAAAAATGACGATAGCGTAAAAGGTAACGAGGAGTAA
- a CDS encoding lysozyme inhibitor LprI family protein, whose amino-acid sequence MLKRVVKMGFIKAFLYGFFISTPVILYANDLVSGVNEISGQWRVISVRLDTLATTTTATTEDDPLYVGRKVSFDNDGIHSNIDSTATCSNAHYAEQKTLSLDKLLQQSSGKRYSEPRDPKAEDFGLTEKDVTPVLIDCGAGKFGPQSQTTGNWAALIQSNTLITNWYDNSYLIMQRIGMNEKIQPSFHCEGTLNQTERTICADNELASWDNSVNQAYKTLLMQQQKIMPDDKTTLKNIKTTQMNWLKKRNQCKADTDCIEKAMKDRVDTITQQFM is encoded by the coding sequence ATGCTTAAGCGAGTTGTAAAAATGGGCTTTATTAAAGCTTTTTTATATGGTTTTTTTATATCTACACCAGTAATCCTGTACGCTAATGATCTAGTCTCAGGTGTTAACGAAATAAGCGGGCAGTGGCGGGTCATATCTGTACGTTTAGACACTCTCGCAACCACTACCACTGCGACGACAGAAGACGATCCTCTTTATGTAGGAAGAAAGGTCAGTTTTGATAATGATGGAATTCACTCAAATATTGATTCCACGGCAACCTGTTCTAATGCTCATTACGCGGAACAAAAAACGCTTTCACTAGATAAACTGCTCCAACAAAGTTCCGGAAAACGTTACTCTGAACCACGCGACCCCAAAGCAGAAGATTTTGGTCTGACAGAAAAAGATGTTACGCCAGTACTCATTGACTGCGGGGCAGGTAAGTTTGGCCCGCAAAGTCAAACCACCGGTAACTGGGCGGCATTAATACAATCTAATACATTAATAACTAACTGGTACGATAATAGCTATCTCATAATGCAGCGCATCGGTATGAATGAAAAGATTCAGCCCTCATTTCACTGCGAAGGCACTCTGAACCAGACTGAAAGAACAATATGTGCAGATAATGAGCTGGCCTCTTGGGATAATAGCGTTAATCAAGCTTACAAGACATTGTTAATGCAACAACAAAAAATTATGCCCGATGACAAAACTACCTTAAAAAACATTAAAACAACTCAAATGAACTGGCTAAAAAAACGTAATCAATGTAAGGCTGATACAGATTGCATTGAGAAAGCAATGAAAGATAGAGTTGATACCATTACACAGCAATTTATGTAA
- a CDS encoding T6SS amidase immunity protein Tai4 family protein — protein sequence MTDKWRLVVLGCFLLSSQAIGHVGYSPEEYLKNYALSTCLAQGYQAEEVKKDASAAARGYVEFGDYSLAAHTAVEKLGKTFLAKTYGSQAGLPMTMAKCIDFYHSKELAELVKKYKGKQDN from the coding sequence ATGACAGATAAATGGCGTCTGGTCGTTTTGGGTTGTTTTTTGCTATCTTCGCAAGCGATTGGCCATGTGGGATACAGTCCCGAAGAGTACCTCAAAAACTATGCTCTAAGCACATGCCTTGCTCAGGGTTATCAGGCTGAAGAAGTAAAAAAGGATGCTTCTGCTGCTGCCAGGGGATACGTTGAGTTTGGTGATTACTCACTGGCAGCACATACTGCCGTAGAAAAATTGGGCAAAACCTTCCTTGCTAAGACATATGGAAGCCAGGCGGGATTGCCGATGACCATGGCAAAATGTATCGATTTTTATCATAGTAAAGAGCTTGCAGAGCTAGTTAAAAAGTATAAAGGCAAGCAAGATAACTGA
- a CDS encoding Rap1a/Tai family immunity protein, with translation MSLKCILAAPLVLLSLSGAAWSASESQPADDTSNLLRDTTLLSRNDVNLSGERFLNAWLSKTDERERIKANMYLLGVMDATEGKAWCSYKLALPGSLREGLFDYMNKLSPERKKERASVLITEALAKDLPCGETKAK, from the coding sequence ATGTCGCTAAAATGCATTCTCGCTGCGCCATTAGTTCTGCTTAGCCTGAGTGGAGCAGCGTGGTCTGCATCGGAATCACAACCAGCGGATGACACATCCAATCTTTTACGTGATACGACTCTGCTCTCCCGAAATGATGTCAATTTAAGCGGTGAGCGCTTTCTCAATGCCTGGCTTTCGAAAACCGATGAGCGTGAGCGCATTAAAGCGAATATGTATTTGCTGGGCGTAATGGATGCCACGGAAGGTAAAGCATGGTGCAGCTATAAACTGGCTTTGCCGGGATCGTTACGTGAGGGATTATTCGATTATATGAATAAGCTGTCTCCCGAGCGAAAAAAAGAGCGAGCATCTGTTCTTATCACTGAGGCATTGGCAAAAGACCTTCCCTGTGGAGAGACCAAAGCAAAATGA
- the tssC gene encoding type VI secretion system contractile sheath large subunit yields the protein MSNPSQQHEQQAGQAFSQDEFSALLNKEFRPKTDQARSAVESAVKTLAQQALENTVTFSNDTYRTIQNLIAGIDEQLSRQVNQIIHHDEFQKLESAWRGLSYLVNNSETDEMLKIRFMSISKQELGRTLKRYKGVGWDQSPIFKKVYEQEYGQFGGEPFGCIVGDYYFDHSPQDVELLSEMARIGAAAHCPFITGTAPSVMQMESWQELANPRDLTKIFQNTEYAAWRSLRESEDARYLGMVMPRFLSRLPYGIRSNPVDSFDFEEETDGANHDSYSWANAAYAMAANINRSFKEFGWCTSIRGVESGGAVENLPCHTFPSDDGGVDMKCPTEIAISDRREAELAKNGFMPLIHRKNSDFAAFIGAQSLQKPAEYHDPDATANARLAARLPYLFACCRFAHYLKCIVRDKIGSFREREEMERWLNDWVMNYVDGDPANSSQETKSRKPLAAAEVQVQEIEDNPGYYAAKFFLRPHYQLEGLTVSLRLVSKLPSLKSKDS from the coding sequence ATGAGCAATCCTTCTCAACAACATGAGCAGCAGGCGGGACAGGCGTTTAGCCAGGATGAGTTCAGCGCGCTGTTGAACAAAGAGTTCCGCCCGAAGACTGACCAGGCCCGTTCAGCCGTAGAGAGCGCGGTAAAAACCCTGGCGCAGCAGGCGCTGGAGAACACGGTTACCTTTTCTAACGACACCTACCGTACCATCCAGAACCTGATCGCCGGTATCGACGAGCAGCTCTCCCGGCAGGTAAACCAGATTATCCACCATGACGAGTTCCAGAAGCTGGAGAGCGCGTGGCGTGGTCTGAGCTACCTGGTAAACAACTCCGAAACCGATGAGATGCTGAAGATTCGCTTTATGAGCATCTCCAAGCAGGAGCTGGGCCGCACCCTCAAGCGCTATAAAGGGGTGGGCTGGGATCAGAGCCCCATCTTCAAAAAAGTCTATGAGCAGGAGTATGGCCAGTTCGGTGGCGAGCCGTTTGGCTGCATCGTGGGCGACTATTACTTTGACCACAGCCCGCAGGATGTCGAGCTGCTGAGCGAGATGGCGCGCATTGGTGCTGCGGCACACTGCCCGTTCATCACCGGTACTGCGCCAAGCGTGATGCAGATGGAGTCCTGGCAGGAGCTGGCAAACCCGCGCGATCTGACCAAGATTTTCCAGAACACCGAATACGCCGCCTGGCGTTCACTGCGCGAATCCGAAGATGCGCGCTATCTGGGCATGGTGATGCCGCGCTTCCTGTCGCGCCTGCCTTATGGCATTCGTTCTAACCCGGTAGACAGCTTCGATTTTGAAGAAGAGACCGACGGCGCGAACCATGACAGCTACTCATGGGCCAACGCCGCCTATGCGATGGCCGCCAACATCAACCGCTCCTTCAAAGAGTTCGGCTGGTGTACCTCCATCCGCGGTGTGGAATCAGGTGGGGCAGTAGAGAACCTGCCGTGCCACACCTTCCCGAGCGATGACGGCGGCGTGGACATGAAGTGCCCGACTGAGATCGCCATCAGCGACCGTCGTGAAGCCGAGCTGGCGAAGAACGGCTTTATGCCGCTGATCCACCGCAAGAACTCTGACTTCGCCGCCTTTATTGGTGCGCAGTCGTTGCAGAAGCCGGCGGAGTATCACGACCCTGATGCGACGGCTAACGCCCGTCTGGCGGCACGCCTGCCGTATCTGTTTGCCTGCTGCCGCTTCGCGCACTACCTGAAGTGCATCGTGCGCGACAAGATTGGTTCCTTCCGCGAGCGTGAAGAGATGGAGCGCTGGCTGAATGACTGGGTGATGAACTACGTCGACGGCGACCCGGCTAACTCCTCTCAGGAGACCAAATCCCGCAAACCGCTGGCCGCAGCGGAAGTACAGGTGCAGGAGATTGAAGACAACCCAGGCTACTACGCGGCGAAGTTCTTCCTGCGTCCGCACTATCAGCTGGAAGGTCTGACCGTTTCCCTGCGTCTGGTGTCGAAGCTGCCGTCGCTGAAGAGCAAAGATTCTTAA
- a CDS encoding T6SS effector amidase Tae4 family protein, producing the protein MKPLYEQLKKNHYSANEVRPGYVSRDQLFSEIGYDASALIKSNAGYQNTCAVRMSLALLKCNVNFEGRLSIKAGPYKGKKIEPGAKLLADQLYKTSVFGKAEIYSDIRQAGEKLRNRKGVVFFNNITNYNGGHIDLLEPVGDNMMQCNSDCYTDCKEIWFWELK; encoded by the coding sequence ATGAAACCACTCTATGAGCAATTAAAGAAAAACCATTATTCGGCCAATGAGGTACGTCCTGGATACGTGTCACGAGACCAACTTTTCTCGGAAATTGGTTATGATGCGAGCGCACTCATTAAATCTAACGCTGGTTATCAAAACACCTGTGCTGTGCGTATGAGCCTTGCTTTGCTGAAATGCAATGTTAACTTCGAAGGTCGGTTATCCATTAAAGCAGGTCCTTATAAAGGGAAGAAGATCGAGCCAGGGGCGAAGCTGCTCGCGGATCAGCTTTATAAAACAAGCGTTTTTGGTAAAGCTGAAATCTACAGTGATATACGTCAGGCAGGCGAGAAGTTAAGAAACCGCAAAGGCGTGGTATTCTTTAATAACATTACCAATTATAACGGTGGCCATATAGATCTGCTGGAGCCGGTTGGCGATAATATGATGCAATGTAACTCAGATTGCTATACAGACTGTAAGGAAATCTGGTTTTGGGAATTGAAGTAA
- the tssA gene encoding type VI secretion system protein TssA, giving the protein MSIDHFLTPISPEKPCGDNLEYDADYQAMEQASQGKAEQQFGTTIIPAEPADWTTVEKLATGLLERTKDLRVIMALTHAWTKRRGLAGYADGLLLIQQAISLYWEPLYPLLEEYGETDPIYRINALAALSDKSDLTAALRNAPLLRSSGDEISLRDAQALLDGSKTECADYPGGRARLIDELARGGQPGIEAVVQIHERLQTIRALLIGYLSESGVPEMEQLQKTVGLVANACQSADGNVAPAPQDAVPASEETPSAPAPQPVQYAADWRSVQVTSRADAQLMLEKAKHYFAQHEPSHPAPLMIDRVQKLIELNFMDIIRDLAPDGVHQLENIFGRRD; this is encoded by the coding sequence ATGAGCATCGATCACTTTCTTACCCCGATAAGCCCGGAGAAACCCTGTGGCGACAATCTGGAATATGACGCTGACTACCAGGCGATGGAGCAGGCCAGCCAGGGGAAAGCCGAGCAGCAGTTTGGCACGACCATTATTCCCGCTGAGCCTGCCGACTGGACTACGGTGGAGAAGCTGGCCACCGGTCTGCTGGAGCGCACCAAAGATCTGCGGGTGATTATGGCGTTAACCCACGCCTGGACCAAGCGTCGCGGGCTAGCAGGCTATGCCGATGGGCTGCTGTTAATCCAGCAGGCGATCTCGCTCTACTGGGAGCCGCTCTATCCGCTGCTGGAGGAGTATGGCGAAACCGATCCGATCTACCGCATTAACGCTCTGGCCGCGCTAAGCGATAAGTCAGATCTCACCGCCGCATTGCGCAATGCGCCGCTGCTGCGCTCCAGCGGCGATGAGATTTCGCTCCGCGATGCTCAGGCGTTGCTGGACGGCAGTAAAACCGAGTGTGCCGACTACCCGGGTGGCCGGGCGCGGCTCATTGACGAACTGGCGCGCGGCGGCCAGCCGGGTATTGAGGCGGTGGTGCAGATCCACGAGCGTCTGCAAACCATTCGCGCACTGCTGATTGGCTACCTGAGCGAAAGCGGCGTGCCAGAGATGGAGCAGCTGCAAAAAACCGTTGGGCTGGTGGCTAACGCCTGCCAGTCAGCCGACGGCAATGTGGCACCAGCGCCGCAGGACGCCGTGCCTGCAAGCGAGGAAACCCCCTCCGCGCCTGCGCCCCAGCCGGTTCAGTACGCCGCCGACTGGCGCAGCGTGCAGGTCACCAGCCGCGCTGACGCGCAGCTGATGCTGGAGAAAGCCAAGCACTATTTCGCTCAGCATGAACCTAGCCATCCTGCGCCGCTGATGATTGATCGGGTGCAGAAGCTAATCGAACTCAACTTTATGGACATTATTCGGGATCTGGCTCCGGATGGCGTGCATCAACTGGAAAACATTTTTGGGCGTCGCGATTGA